In one window of Halorubrum sp. BV1 DNA:
- a CDS encoding transposase, whose protein sequence is MATTTYSDCPVYDSTPLYDRSSLAGLEEDIRTVAATWFDHEAHDSVTEFVAHYPLTYVEFRPDDRYSRATRYEMAQLLRAFLLKEIHGWTHETALATYLTQRPKLREQLCLEMVPDQSTLWRSWHERFTTDLRKSVETVARMILIKAQDAGVAVPREPARKLQHHDGKSGESESDDQTTLEQAAKLTDHVSRIVFPAFSLDRGDGCEIHENAYWGLQTYLGLREQLAANEGARSFVYESTRDRTPLGHAHRDHIRDLSIEQIREMYRQAIRHLIGEVAETEQFFQAGIVAIDITEADPFTGNRTGYEDEIIGTKEQTDEYAYQWATVQLVGNAVPLVLDARPVRKGESRKDIVEDLLDSAEELVHVDNVLMDREFDSQHVLEMISQRGLSYVVPKRMQTSEKAQAKRLLQRDQDRYETDRKLHLGKNEWHETTLIYRRKEDSEHDDHRQYSVFMSNRGGSFLTEYRYRWEIESGYRSIKRFMAATTSTDFGLRFFYFAFACLLYSIWRAIDLLVQAELTGEYERSPMLTADNTLTLLKK, encoded by the coding sequence ATTGCGACAACCACCTATAGCGATTGCCCTGTCTACGACTCGACGCCGTTGTACGATCGGAGTTCACTCGCTGGCCTCGAAGAAGACATCCGAACCGTTGCGGCCACCTGGTTTGACCACGAGGCCCACGACTCTGTCACCGAATTCGTCGCTCACTACCCGTTGACGTATGTCGAATTTCGCCCCGACGACCGGTATTCGAGAGCAACGCGATACGAGATGGCGCAGCTGCTCCGCGCGTTCCTGCTCAAAGAAATTCACGGCTGGACCCACGAGACGGCACTCGCCACGTACCTCACCCAACGCCCAAAACTCCGTGAGCAACTGTGTCTGGAGATGGTCCCAGACCAATCGACGCTCTGGCGCAGCTGGCACGAGCGGTTCACCACTGACCTCCGGAAGTCAGTCGAGACGGTGGCTCGAATGATCCTCATCAAAGCTCAGGATGCGGGTGTCGCGGTTCCGCGTGAACCGGCACGAAAGCTCCAGCATCACGATGGCAAGTCTGGTGAGTCAGAATCAGACGATCAAACCACGTTGGAGCAGGCAGCGAAGCTCACCGACCACGTCAGCCGTATCGTCTTCCCGGCGTTTTCGCTGGATCGTGGGGACGGCTGTGAGATACATGAGAACGCCTACTGGGGATTACAGACGTATCTCGGACTTCGCGAGCAGCTGGCTGCGAACGAAGGAGCTCGCAGTTTCGTCTACGAATCGACTCGGGATCGGACACCGCTGGGGCACGCCCATCGCGACCACATCCGCGACCTCTCTATCGAGCAGATTCGCGAGATGTACCGACAGGCGATCCGGCACCTCATCGGCGAGGTCGCAGAGACAGAGCAGTTCTTCCAGGCGGGTATTGTCGCCATCGACATCACTGAGGCCGATCCCTTCACCGGCAATAGAACGGGCTACGAGGACGAGATCATCGGGACGAAAGAACAGACCGACGAGTACGCGTACCAGTGGGCGACAGTCCAGCTGGTCGGCAACGCCGTCCCGCTCGTCCTTGATGCCCGCCCGGTACGGAAAGGCGAGAGTCGGAAGGACATCGTTGAGGACTTGCTGGATTCGGCTGAAGAGCTCGTCCACGTCGATAACGTGCTGATGGACCGGGAGTTCGATAGCCAGCACGTCCTAGAGATGATCAGCCAGCGCGGGCTTTCCTACGTCGTTCCGAAGCGGATGCAGACCAGCGAAAAAGCTCAGGCAAAGCGGTTGCTCCAGCGCGATCAAGACCGATACGAGACCGACCGTAAACTCCATCTGGGGAAGAACGAGTGGCACGAGACGACGCTGATCTACCGCCGGAAAGAAGACTCTGAGCACGACGACCATCGACAGTACTCGGTGTTCATGTCAAACCGAGGTGGTAGCTTCCTCACTGAGTATAGGTATCGGTGGGAGATTGAGAGCGGCTATAGGTCGATCAAGCGGTTCATGGCCGCGACGACGTCTACGGATTTCGGACTGCGATTCTTCTACTTCGCGTTCGCGTGCCTCTTATACTCAATCTGGCGAGCGATCGATCTACTCGTGCAGGCCGAGTTGACTGGAGAATACGAACGGTCACCGATGCTGACTGCAGATAATACACTCACGCTGTTGAAGAAATAG